GCCGGGGTCGTTTTTGTTGAGGAAACCCACGTAGTCGATGTACGGCAGCCCTTCGTATTGCCGGGGCAGTTCCCTGATGCCGGCGATAACCAGCCGTGCCCGGATGCCTTGTTCATTGAGCAAACGGACAGTCTCTACGGCAATATCGCCGCCCTTGCGTTTCCATTCCACGCCCGAGAAGAGAATCGTGACAGGTTCTCCGGCAGTGTACTTCCGTGTGTTCGGCACGAGGTCTGCATCGTCGATGTTCGCCCCGAACTCGATGACGTAGGTCTTCTTCGGGTCGTATCCGTAATCGTTCACTACAGAATCCGCCGCCCAGCGCGACGAACGCAGGTTGAGCGTAGCGCGGAGGATGCCCGCCCGCTCGCATTCCTCGCCATGCCCGATGGCTTGAGGAGACAGGCTTTTTTTCCAATAATAGCCAACCATAAGACGGTGGGTGGTGTCGGTATAAAAGATGGTAGGGATATCCTTGGGCAGGTAAGGAAGAATGCCTGAAATGCAGGGCACAAAAAGATAATCGCAGCCTTTGTAGTCGTCTTCGTTGATGCAACGTGCGCAGAGCCGGCTGTAAGCCTGGCTGTAATTTACCTTGAGGTGCTTGTAACGCAGTTTGGCTGCACAACGATACAGGAATTTCCTCACACTGCCGGGATAGGAGCATATCCACTTTACTTCGTAGCCCGCGTTTTCAATTCCTTCTCTGATTTTGAATATGGTGCCGCTCCACGCCTTACGGTCTGTAAACGGGTTTTTCTCGGATACGTATCCGATGACTTTTTTTCTGTTTTCCATACGCTTTTCCATTCACTATTCGGTTTATCACATCATCTGTCCATTCACTGTTCTCTGTCTTATCCCATGCCGTTCTCTTCCATAATTTCCCTGAACCTACGGCTCCATGCCGGCCAGCTGAGCTTTTCTTTATACAGACGCAACCCGCCATCGTGCAGAGCCTGTAGCGACGCGGCATTGAGGTTGCGCTTGATGCAGGCGGCGAAATCGGCGGCGGCGGCTCCGGCAGGCAACTTATATCCGTTCACGCCGTCGATGACGTAATCGCCCGTGCCGCCGGTATCGTACGTAAAGATAGGCACGCCGTAAGCCGATGCCTCACAATAAACGATGCCGGCGCATTCGGCTTGTGTGGGCAGCAGGAAGAGGTGGGCTTCTTGCCACAACCGCACATAGCGGCGGTATTGTTCCGAATCGTTCTTATTGAGGAAACCCACGTAGTCGATGTACGGCAGCCTTTCGTATTGACGGGGCAGTTCCCTGATGCCGACAATGAACAACCGGGCACGGATGCCTTGTTCGTTGAGCAGGCGGACGGTCTCGACAGCAATGTCGCCGCCCTTGCGCTCCCATTCTACGCCCGAGAAAAGGATGTTGACGCATTCTCCCTCTACGTAGTTCAATTGGTTCGGCACAAGGTCGTGGTCATCGATATTCGCTCCGAACTCTATTACGTAAGTCTTCTTCGGGTCGTAACCGTAATCGTTTATGACGGAATTTGCCGCCCAGTGCGATGAGCGGAGGTTAAGCGTAGCGCGGAGGATGCCTGCCCGCTCACACGCTTCGCTATGCCTGATGGTCTTAAGCGGCAGGTTCTTCTTCCAATAATATCCCATCA
The Phocaeicola salanitronis DSM 18170 genome window above contains:
- a CDS encoding glycosyltransferase family 4 protein; amino-acid sequence: MENRKKVIGYVSEKNPFTDRKAWSGTIFKIREGIENAGYEVKWICSYPGSVRKFLYRCAAKLRYKHLKVNYSQAYSRLCARCINEDDYKGCDYLFVPCISGILPYLPKDIPTIFYTDTTHRLMVGYYWKKSLSPQAIGHGEECERAGILRATLNLRSSRWAADSVVNDYGYDPKKTYVIEFGANIDDADLVPNTRKYTAGEPVTILFSGVEWKRKGGDIAVETVRLLNEQGIRARLVIAGIRELPRQYEGLPYIDYVGFLNKNDPGQYRRYVQLWQEVHLFLLPTQAECSAIVYCEASAYGVPIFTYDTGGTGDYVIDGVNGYKLPPAATAADFAACIKRNLNTASLQTLHEGGRRLYKEKLSWPAWSRRFREIMEENGMG
- a CDS encoding glycosyltransferase family 4 protein, giving the protein MENKKKVIGYVSEKNPFTDRKAWSGSIFKIREGIENAGYEVKWICSQPSSLKKFLCRSIVKMLYRHIKITYNRHYCRLSACSVNKEDYEGCDYLFVACNSCLLPYLPENIPIILYTDATCHLLMGYYWKKNLPLKTIRHSEACERAGILRATLNLRSSHWAANSVINDYGYDPKKTYVIEFGANIDDHDLVPNQLNYVEGECVNILFSGVEWERKGGDIAVETVRLLNEQGIRARLFIVGIRELPRQYERLPYIDYVGFLNKNDSEQYRRYVRLWQEAHLFLLPTQAECAGIVYCEASAYGVPIFTYDTGGTGDYVIDGVNGYKLPAGAAAADFAACIKRNLNAASLQALHDGGLRLYKEKLSWPAWSRRFREIMEENGMG